The DNA window ATCCATCCATATGCGCTTCGAGCGCCTTCCTCGGGTCGACCTCGGTGACGATCACCTTCGCACCGAGACCGTGCGCCTTGCGTGCAAGCCCGCGTCCGCAGAACCCGTAGCCTGCCACGACCAGGTACTTGCCGGCGATCAATACGTTGGTGGTGATCATCACAGCAGAGAGAACACTCTCGCCGGTCCCATGGACATTGTCGAAATGATGCTTCATCGGGGTGTCATTGACGGCGACCACCGGGAACTCAAGTTTTCCTTCCGCGGCCATCGCATGTAACCGGTGGATCCCGGTGGTGGTCTCCTCGCACCCGCCGATCACCGTGCTGAGCAGTTCTCGCCGCTTGGTATGGATGTAGTGGATCAGATCCATCCCGTCGTCGATGGTGACGGACGGCTTTGCATCGAGGACCTTGTCGATCGCTGCGTAGTACTCCTCGACCGAGCATCCCCGCTCTGCAAAACAGTGGACATGCGGCACCCTGTTTAACGCCTGGGCGACATCATCCTGGGTGCTGAGCGGGTTGCAGCCGGTGATATAGACCTCTGCACCGCCCGCGGCCAGGGTCATAACCAGGTTGGCGGTCTTGGCTTCGACATGCAGGGCCATCCCGATGGTGACTCCGTGAAGAGGCTGCTCTTTTACAAACTGTTCCCTGATGCGCGAGAGGACCGGCATGAACTGCCCTGCCCATTCGATCTTCAAAGTCCCTGTATCCTTCTCCATGCTGATATCCCGACTCGAATCACCTGTAAATAGCCATCTCTGGTCCTGCAGGGGATGGAGTCATCTCCTGATAGATTAGCGGTATAATTACTTAATCCATAACTCTGATATGGCCGCCCTCTCACCTGTATATATGGTTCTGACCAAACGGATCATCCCCTGCCTCGATCTCAAGGACGGGAGAGTGGTGAAAGGAACACACTTTGTCGACCTCAGGGATGCCGGCGACCCGGTTGAACTGGCCGAACGCTACAACGAACAAGGGGCTGACGAAGTGGTCTTTCTGGATATCACCGCCTCGAAGGAGCAGCGGGGTGCTATCCTCTCAGTGATCAGCCGGGCTGCAGACCAGCTCTTCCTTCCGCTGACGGTCGGCGGTGGGATCAGGACGATCGATGACATCCAGCAGCTCCTCCGGGCCGGCGCCGACAAAGTCAGCATTAACACCAGCGCGATCAAGGATCCCTCTCTGATCAGCGACGGGGCCGTCCGGTTCGGTAATCAGTGTATCGTCGTCGCCGTGGACGTCCGGCGGTCCACCGCAGCGAACCCCGACGCTACAGTGATCCATCTCCCCGACGGTACCACCTGCTGGTACGAGGTGGTGATCTACGGCGGTTCGACCCCGACAGGGATCGATGCGGTCAGGTGGGTACAGGATGCAGAAGAGCGGGGCGCCGGCGAGATCCTGCTGACCAGCATGGAGACCGACGGTACGAAGAACGGGTTCGACCTGGCCATCACGGCCGCCGTCTCAGATGCGGTTTCGATTCCGGTGATCGCCAGCGGCGGGGTCGGAACCCTCGCAGACTTTTATGATGGGGTGACCGCAGGCAAGGCGGATGCCTGCCTGGCGGCCAGTGTCTTTCATTATGGTGAGTTCACGGTTCGGGACGTCAAGACCTATCTCGCTGGTCGCGGTGTGCCCGTACGGCTCTGAGGTCCAGTTCAACGGCTGCAATCGGGTGGTCGAGTTCGAACCCGAGGATCACCCTCGGGCTGATCTCCCCAAAGACCCCGACTGTGGTCCCGTCGACGATGATATCCCCTCTTCTTCCGTCGATGAAGGCAGGGTCTGTTGACTCTGCTGTGGTATAGGGGAGGTTGAGATCTCTGCAGAGCGCGTCCGCAGCTGCGTAGGCCTCGCTGAAGTCTGCAGCCCCGTGGCAGGAGACGGCAGCCGCTTTCTGGTGGGTACTGATCCCCTCGACGACATCACCAGTGCAGAAGATTCTCTGGGGCAGTTCCCGGTACCTATTCATCTGGAGCAGTTCGAGGAGCAGCGGCAGCAGGTCAGTCCTGACGATCGTCTGGTCCTCGGTGATCGGGTGGAGCAGGTGGAGGGCGGTCGGCGACCGCTCGCGCTGCATCAGGTCGTAGGTCACCGTCTCGCTGGTCAGAGTGAACGGCATCACCTCGTGGTAGCCGAGCCCGGTCAGGATCTCCCTGACGGCGCCCCCGATCACTGAGACCTGGCTCTGCTCGCCGATCGTCGACGTCTCCGGCAGGGTCGCATCGAAGTTCTCATACCCGTACGCGACTGCGACATCCTCAAAGATGTCCCAGTCGTGCATGATGTCAGCCCGATAGCAGGGGACCTCGACTCTGATTCGGTCTGTCCCGTCCGGTGTCGCTTTAAAACGCATCTTCTCAAGCAGGGTGGCCATCTCCGGGGCGGTCAGTGAGAGGCCGAGCAGTTTATTCCCCTCATCCACCGAGACGGTCCTGACTGATGGCGACAGGTCTGGGGACTCCACACCGTCGATCGTCACGCTCTCCACCGTCCCGCCGGCCTCGACGAGGGCGGCGCAGACGATCTTCACGGTCACCTCGACAGCCCGCTGGTCGGTGCCGGTGGTGTCGAGCAGGATGTTCTTCGTCTCGGTGGTGACCCTTGTGAGATCCCCGTTGATGATCGGTGGGAACGAGCAGACCCGGTCCTCGGCGTCGACGATCAGCGGATAGCGCGGGTGCTCCCTGACCAGATGGGCATAGGCCCGCCCCTTGGGATGCTCGTCGAGCATCTGCTCCATCGTCATCGGTTCGGTGAAGTCGAGTGGCACGAAGGACCTACTCTTCTCTGCAGCGCAGTACCGAAAGGGCGGAGTGATCTTGTCCAGGTCATGGAGCCCGATAGCCATCTTCTTTCTGCCGCGTCCGATGGCCCAGTGGAGCGCCTCCTGAAGTCCCATCAGGCTCTGGATCGCCTCCTCCGAGAGGGAGAGCCCTCTGATCACGGCCGAACCGAGGAACGGCCGGATCTCTTTGAGGGCCGGGTCGATGGTGAACGAGACCCCTGATGGCTTCACTTCGTAGGTGACCGACCCGGTCTCGATCCCGAGGAACCCCCTCATCGCCCTGGCGACCCCTTCTGTGGAGAAGAGGTCCGGTCGGTCCGGGAAGAACTCGACGTCTGCATGGTCGTCCTCGATCCGTTCGATATCTGACCCGATCATCGGCAGCCTGTCAAGGATCGTCTCCTTGTCCGTGCCGATGAGAGTTGTCAGGTAGGTGTAGGGTAGGGTGATAATTGTCATCTGGTCACCGCCTCGTGGACGATTGGGTGTCCGCAGGGAGGATCGGGGCGTCCCGGATCCAGTCGATGTCGCTCCGGTAGAGCATACGGAGATCTTTAAGCCCCAATTTCAGCATCGCAACCCTTGAGACGCCGAGTCCCCATGCGAGCACTGGTGTCTTCACGCCCCAGGGGTCGGTCACCTCCTGGCGGAAGATCCCGGCCCCGCCGATCTCCACCCAGCCGAGGCCGTCGACATAAACCTCGGGCTCGACGCTCGGCTCGGTGTACGGGAAGTACGCCGGCCGGAACCGGACATCGGCGAAGCCCATCTTCAGGTAGAACTCTTTTAAGAAACCGAGCAGGTGCGAGAAGGTGACTTCCTTGTCCATCACGACCCCTTCGAGCTGTTCGAACTCTGGGGTGTGCGTCGGGTCGATCGCCTCGCGGCGGTAGACCCTGCTGATACAGAAGGCTCTGACCGGGGGTTCCGGATGGGTGGCCAGGTACTGGATCGAGAGACCAGTGGTGTGCGTCCGGAGGACGCACTGTTCCGCCTTTTTCCCCGACCATACGCCGCCCCAGCCGCTCGAGGTGGTGTCGCCGCCATGCTCGTGCATCGCCTTGACCCGTTCGTACCCCTCGGGTAGGTCTGTCTCTTCGGCGAGGTAGAAGGTGTCCTGCATCTCCCTCGCCGGGTGGTCCTGAGGCTGGAAGAGGGCGTCGAAGTTCCAGAAGGCACTCTGGACCAGTTCCCCACTGATCTCGGTGAACCCCATCTCCAGCAGGATCTGGCGCATCTCGTTGATCAGGCGCTGGTAGGGGTGGATCTTCCCCGGGACGGCCCGCCGGGGCAGCCGGTCGATTCGGTACCGCCGCAGGTTCAGGTGCTCCCACTCCCCGGTCAGCAGGTGCTCGTGAGTGATCTGCCCGGTCTCCTCCCGGAGATCGAGCCCCTCGTTGACTAGTGCCTCGCCGGCTGGGGTCAGCCTCATCGTCGTGACGGCCGACTCATGATCGACGATCAATCCGCGCCGGATCAGGGCGTTCAATCCTTCACCCTCGGTTAGTGGCCCCTTCAGGGCCAGTTCATCGATCCCCTCGGGTGCGTCCCCGTTCCTGCTGATCAAACCGTCCCTGATGGTGACCCAGCCCTTCTTCCGCATCCAGCCGATCCCGATCTTTGAGAGCGGGTGCTGTTTGAGGGTCGCCATCTCGATCGAACCCTCGAAACTGTTCAGCAACTGCCGTTCCGGCAGCCCAGCACGGGCATAGACCTCTCCCTCTTCGTTCAGTACATAGGTGTGGGTGACCGTCCTGGTCATCGTTGCAAACCCGTTCTCCTCTGCCAGGTGAGCCCACTGGATCACCGCGTCGGTCGCGGTCTGCATCTCCTCGGCCACCGATTCGGCGGTCCTGTCCAGGTGGCCGGCCAGCACGGCCAGAAGCCTCTTCTCATTCTGGGTGACTCCTGTCGGCCCTCTCTTATCTGCTGATGGTTCTTTCTCCATGGTTATACCTCTACCAGATGCTCGACTGCATCCATCCGTTCTGAAAAGTCATGCAGGAATTCGCTGACCCGTGCAAAGGTCTCCTTCTTGCACGCCCCGCAGGTCAGTTCCCCCCCACAGCACCTGTCCCTGAGTTCCTGCAGTTCCCGGTCATCTTCGATCAGATGGAAGAGGTTGAGGAGATAGACCGGGCAGCGATCAGCCTCCCCACCCATTGCCTTCTGTTCCTCAAGAGTAGGTCGACCCCCGGTCACTGCCCCCATCACCTTCTTCTTCACGGCCGCTTCCGGTTCATGGAATCCAATGATACTCTCCGGAACTGATGAGGACATCTTCCCACCCTGCAGCCCCGGCATGAACTGGTGATAGGTGGCTGACGGGGTGAAGAACCCGAAACCACCGTGTTCGATCTCCACCGCTCGGGTCCGCTCCTTCACCTCTTCGAGTGGGACTCCTCTGATATCGACATGCCCTTCGTACTTTTTGGATCCTTTATACGTCCGATGCACGGCCTCAAGGGCGGCGGCCGGGGCATTCTTGGACCTGACACTGACATGATCCCCCCGGTCCTCGACGGTGAAGAATCTCAGTTTGCGGGCCACGTCCCGTGTCAGTCTGATATGCGGATCCTGGTCGATCCCGACCGGGACCACGGTTGGGGCCGGCACCCCTTCGACCTGTGGATCGAGGATGTCGGCGACCTGGTTGATCACACTCATCGCATGGGCCAGGGCGGTCTCGGAGCCGAAGCCATAGATCGCCGAGAGGTCCGAGAAGTTTACCCGGGTTGCCGCCTCAAAGGCTAGGTTCTTGAGCACCTCGTTTCGTGACTGGAAGTAGGTCCGTCCCTCAAACCCGAGCGCATAGAGGCATTGCAGGTATTCGCG is part of the Methanosphaerula palustris E1-9c genome and encodes:
- a CDS encoding adenosylhomocysteinase; protein product: MEKDTGTLKIEWAGQFMPVLSRIREQFVKEQPLHGVTIGMALHVEAKTANLVMTLAAGGAEVYITGCNPLSTQDDVAQALNRVPHVHCFAERGCSVEEYYAAIDKVLDAKPSVTIDDGMDLIHYIHTKRRELLSTVIGGCEETTTGIHRLHAMAAEGKLEFPVVAVNDTPMKHHFDNVHGTGESVLSAVMITTNVLIAGKYLVVAGYGFCGRGLARKAHGLGAKVIVTEVDPRKALEAHMDGFLVMSMAEAARLGDIFVTVSGNAHVINSTHFSQLKDGAILANAGHFNVEIDIDWLEAHASGKESRDGIDTYLLDGKRIHILAEGRLVNLATPKGMGHPAEVMDLSFALQALCARYITEHGKELSGGVYEVPEAIDVQVADQKLASLGITIDTLSDEQKTYLSNWDAGT
- the hisF gene encoding imidazole glycerol phosphate synthase subunit HisF, whose protein sequence is MVLTKRIIPCLDLKDGRVVKGTHFVDLRDAGDPVELAERYNEQGADEVVFLDITASKEQRGAILSVISRAADQLFLPLTVGGGIRTIDDIQQLLRAGADKVSINTSAIKDPSLISDGAVRFGNQCIVVAVDVRRSTAANPDATVIHLPDGTTCWYEVVIYGGSTPTGIDAVRWVQDAEERGAGEILLTSMETDGTKNGFDLAITAAVSDAVSIPVIASGGVGTLADFYDGVTAGKADACLAASVFHYGEFTVRDVKTYLAGRGVPVRL
- the pheT gene encoding phenylalanine--tRNA ligase subunit beta, which translates into the protein MTIITLPYTYLTTLIGTDKETILDRLPMIGSDIERIEDDHADVEFFPDRPDLFSTEGVARAMRGFLGIETGSVTYEVKPSGVSFTIDPALKEIRPFLGSAVIRGLSLSEEAIQSLMGLQEALHWAIGRGRKKMAIGLHDLDKITPPFRYCAAEKSRSFVPLDFTEPMTMEQMLDEHPKGRAYAHLVREHPRYPLIVDAEDRVCSFPPIINGDLTRVTTETKNILLDTTGTDQRAVEVTVKIVCAALVEAGGTVESVTIDGVESPDLSPSVRTVSVDEGNKLLGLSLTAPEMATLLEKMRFKATPDGTDRIRVEVPCYRADIMHDWDIFEDVAVAYGYENFDATLPETSTIGEQSQVSVIGGAVREILTGLGYHEVMPFTLTSETVTYDLMQRERSPTALHLLHPITEDQTIVRTDLLPLLLELLQMNRYRELPQRIFCTGDVVEGISTHQKAAAVSCHGAADFSEAYAAADALCRDLNLPYTTAESTDPAFIDGRRGDIIVDGTTVGVFGEISPRVILGFELDHPIAAVELDLRAVRAHRDQRDRS
- the pheS gene encoding phenylalanine--tRNA ligase subunit alpha, yielding MEKEPSADKRGPTGVTQNEKRLLAVLAGHLDRTAESVAEEMQTATDAVIQWAHLAEENGFATMTRTVTHTYVLNEEGEVYARAGLPERQLLNSFEGSIEMATLKQHPLSKIGIGWMRKKGWVTIRDGLISRNGDAPEGIDELALKGPLTEGEGLNALIRRGLIVDHESAVTTMRLTPAGEALVNEGLDLREETGQITHEHLLTGEWEHLNLRRYRIDRLPRRAVPGKIHPYQRLINEMRQILLEMGFTEISGELVQSAFWNFDALFQPQDHPAREMQDTFYLAEETDLPEGYERVKAMHEHGGDTTSSGWGGVWSGKKAEQCVLRTHTTGLSIQYLATHPEPPVRAFCISRVYRREAIDPTHTPEFEQLEGVVMDKEVTFSHLLGFLKEFYLKMGFADVRFRPAYFPYTEPSVEPEVYVDGLGWVEIGGAGIFRQEVTDPWGVKTPVLAWGLGVSRVAMLKLGLKDLRMLYRSDIDWIRDAPILPADTQSSTRR
- a CDS encoding tryptophan--tRNA ligase gives rise to the protein MQPSINPWSSGQSIDTKKLFEEFGIEPIGPVLGDLPEIPTFMRRGVVIGHRDYGQIATAIREKRPFHVLTGFMPSGHPHLGHLMVMKEVVWHIRQGGQGTITIADCEAHAVRGLSWEDCDKYGREYLQCLYALGFEGRTYFQSRNEVLKNLAFEAATRVNFSDLSAIYGFGSETALAHAMSVINQVADILDPQVEGVPAPTVVPVGIDQDPHIRLTRDVARKLRFFTVEDRGDHVSVRSKNAPAAALEAVHRTYKGSKKYEGHVDIRGVPLEEVKERTRAVEIEHGGFGFFTPSATYHQFMPGLQGGKMSSSVPESIIGFHEPEAAVKKKVMGAVTGGRPTLEEQKAMGGEADRCPVYLLNLFHLIEDDRELQELRDRCCGGELTCGACKKETFARVSEFLHDFSERMDAVEHLVEV